One uncultured Flavobacterium sp. DNA segment encodes these proteins:
- a CDS encoding ATP-dependent Clp protease ATP-binding subunit, with translation MNELDYSPSLLSAIKSAKSLAIQDGHSTYGVAHLAYALLFEPTGLVEILRTLSKDIEYIKEWFDVRKEVYTSTQNNDNNITADTEVEHVFTESNFNKIRLGSDSIDAFCVFIAIIKPGLVYSDKQIDGLNLSDKELLKHFGLRNNQKSFSLADNNGEEETININYCDTLYKKDIIEEGSGVIGRNKEVRLILENIERYENHGILLIGESGVGKTSIIKNLIYSLHETDPNFFEETLVLSLNVSKLVANCSSENEISKKLIEIFEKLAKSSKSILFIDDIQVLLNSSNSKSNAVINIINTQLTQGSINIIASIDSDSYRKSIEGTTINGKFENIFIEELDYSLLVECLNIYKNKLEKHYKIGINDEVIQEAIHLSKRFYKEKKLPYGAIDLLDRTASSVVVSNANSLVEIVKIKEQIKESDPKDESRMSLLKKEIYNRISCIVTSKVNVAENLKSPKNEVVTFEDIEKLSVDIETIAKEKIAVVTKSEILAVVSNATGIPLGKISAGEKEKLLTIEDKLQERVKGQAHAIKTLSEAIIESRSGLSNPKQPIGSFFFLGPTGTGKTELTKTLAELLFDDENAMIRFDMSEFKEEHSAALLYGAPPGYVGYEEGGMLVNKIRQKPYSVVLFDEIEKAHSSVYDVFLQIMDEGKVHDKLGREGDFSNAIIIFTSNIGSQWIQEQIENGHLPTSNQLIEIMSQHFRPEFLGRLTEVVPFAPINIEIAKAIFRLHLSRLQEQLKTIKNISFDISESALEYLTNKGFSKKYGARPIAGIVRTYLKKTISKLIISEAILENESIVLDIKEDEFIWEKK, from the coding sequence ATGAATGAATTAGATTATAGCCCAAGCTTATTATCTGCAATTAAATCTGCTAAATCATTAGCAATTCAGGATGGACACAGTACTTATGGTGTGGCTCACTTAGCTTACGCATTGTTATTTGAACCAACCGGATTAGTAGAAATTTTAAGAACATTATCAAAAGATATAGAATATATAAAAGAATGGTTTGATGTGCGTAAGGAAGTTTATACTTCTACTCAAAACAATGACAATAATATCACAGCTGATACTGAAGTAGAACATGTTTTTACTGAATCTAATTTTAACAAAATTAGACTAGGATCAGATTCTATTGATGCATTCTGTGTTTTTATAGCCATTATTAAACCCGGATTAGTTTATAGTGACAAACAAATTGATGGGTTAAACTTAAGTGATAAGGAACTTCTGAAACATTTTGGACTCCGTAACAATCAGAAGAGTTTTAGCCTTGCAGATAATAATGGCGAAGAAGAAACGATCAATATTAACTATTGTGATACCTTATACAAAAAGGACATTATTGAAGAAGGCAGTGGTGTTATTGGCAGAAATAAAGAAGTAAGACTGATACTTGAAAATATTGAACGATATGAAAATCATGGGATCTTATTAATTGGAGAATCCGGAGTTGGAAAAACAAGTATTATAAAAAACTTAATTTACTCTCTGCACGAAACCGACCCTAATTTTTTTGAAGAAACACTGGTTTTGTCTTTAAATGTTTCTAAACTCGTTGCAAATTGCAGCAGTGAAAATGAGATTTCGAAAAAGCTGATTGAAATTTTTGAAAAATTAGCCAAAAGCTCAAAAAGTATCCTTTTTATTGATGATATACAAGTATTGTTGAACTCATCAAACTCAAAATCAAATGCTGTAATCAACATTATAAATACACAATTGACTCAGGGCAGCATTAATATTATTGCTTCAATTGATTCAGATTCTTATCGAAAATCAATTGAAGGAACTACCATAAATGGAAAATTTGAAAATATTTTCATTGAAGAATTAGATTACTCGTTATTGGTTGAATGTTTGAATATTTACAAAAACAAACTGGAAAAACATTATAAAATTGGGATTAATGATGAAGTGATACAAGAAGCCATTCATTTATCCAAAAGGTTTTACAAAGAGAAGAAATTACCTTATGGAGCGATTGATTTATTAGATCGTACAGCTTCCTCAGTAGTTGTTTCTAATGCAAATTCATTAGTAGAGATTGTAAAAATAAAAGAGCAGATAAAAGAGTCAGATCCTAAAGATGAATCAAGGATGAGTTTGCTTAAAAAAGAGATCTACAACCGAATAAGCTGTATTGTAACCAGTAAAGTTAATGTTGCCGAAAATTTAAAAAGCCCCAAAAATGAAGTGGTAACTTTTGAAGATATAGAGAAACTATCGGTTGATATTGAAACTATCGCCAAAGAAAAAATTGCTGTCGTAACAAAATCTGAGATTTTGGCAGTTGTTTCTAATGCGACCGGAATACCATTAGGAAAAATTAGTGCCGGAGAAAAAGAGAAGCTTTTGACTATTGAAGACAAACTGCAGGAAAGAGTAAAAGGGCAGGCACATGCTATAAAAACGCTTTCGGAAGCTATTATTGAATCCCGAAGTGGTTTGAGTAATCCGAAACAGCCTATTGGATCTTTCTTTTTCTTAGGACCAACAGGAACCGGAAAGACCGAATTAACAAAAACACTTGCTGAACTGCTGTTTGATGACGAAAATGCCATGATCCGATTTGACATGTCAGAATTTAAAGAAGAGCATTCTGCAGCTTTATTATATGGTGCGCCTCCGGGATATGTGGGTTACGAAGAAGGAGGGATGTTGGTCAATAAAATTAGACAAAAACCGTATTCAGTTGTACTTTTTGATGAGATTGAAAAAGCACACAGTTCTGTTTATGACGTGTTTTTGCAAATTATGGACGAAGGAAAGGTTCATGATAAATTAGGAAGGGAAGGAGACTTTTCGAATGCAATCATCATTTTTACCTCAAACATAGGTAGTCAGTGGATTCAGGAACAAATAGAAAATGGTCATTTGCCTACTTCCAATCAATTGATAGAGATTATGAGCCAGCATTTCAGACCTGAGTTTTTAGGACGTTTGACTGAAGTGGTTCCATTTGCTCCGATCAATATAGAAATTGCCAAAGCTATTTTCAGATTACATCTTAGCCGTCTGCAAGAACAATTAAAAACGATCAAAAATATTTCATTTGATATATCCGAGAGTGCTTTAGAATACCTTACTAATAAAGGGTTTTCGAAAAAGTACGGAGCCAGACCAATTGCCGGAATCGTAAGAACATACCTGAAGAAAACCATTTCAAAATTAATTATATCAGAGGCCATTCTTGAGAATGAAAGTATTGTTTTAGATATAAAAGAGGATGAGTTTATTTGGGAAAAAAAATAA
- a CDS encoding GPW/gp25 family protein produces the protein MKYLKYPVNFKSLLKGSQENFCKIEESIAYNIMMIITTSFGEIPETPNYGTIIWDLEFNQHIKKRDWEDLVRKSLQESIAKFEKRLVLSEITISLDEIDDKELSSSIRRKANIIVKGSIIESQIPFNFHTKLNISPISQ, from the coding sequence ATGAAATATCTGAAATATCCCGTTAATTTTAAGTCACTGTTAAAAGGCTCTCAGGAGAATTTTTGTAAGATTGAAGAATCGATTGCCTATAACATTATGATGATAATTACAACCTCTTTTGGAGAGATACCGGAGACACCAAATTATGGAACTATTATTTGGGATTTGGAATTTAACCAACATATTAAAAAGAGAGACTGGGAAGATTTAGTAAGAAAATCATTGCAGGAGTCTATTGCTAAATTTGAGAAAAGATTAGTGCTAAGTGAAATTACTATTTCTTTAGATGAAATTGATGATAAAGAATTATCCTCTAGTATTAGAAGAAAAGCCAATATAATCGTAAAAGGTTCGATTATAGAAAGTCAAATCCCATTTAATTTTCATACTAAACTAAATATAAGCCCAATTTCTCAATAA
- a CDS encoding DUF5458 family protein: MATQTKEQKSHGSSTEQLVQEQGSKINLLNEYGGFAFLENVIDGLSNLNPTRKARKNIFLNDAQWESERTTLTNRLDLWLDLLKGNNSVESMIEVANAKATSADSTLNKNLKYALNVSRELETSYRSVALFYKNAESDKIKNVTIVNADISQLKDLDNTLFIDYVSNELKQNFDRLDLRKNYSILSVPGYLGSNAVLDKWSKIAHENKTVLLTDFQDLETPDDVIDIFFNANHTGGDVYKSNTIMTCNYLLGRSKYDEVGEEDNLYVPPSTSLAGKIYKTLMSQVVAGKKFGGLNEVESVRFDLKKSEISEIEKMGLVPMVNEYSKIMAFSAKTLFNGDNLGLQTYSVVRVFDHITKVLFDFLNRRAFENWTTRTEADLRSQIIKFLDGIKGPTNLIEKFTVMKIEQDKTQKDRILLDIHITPYFPAKSFVIQLDGHKGDGPEEAVWHSDYKQV; this comes from the coding sequence ATGGCAACTCAAACCAAAGAACAAAAAAGTCACGGTTCTTCAACGGAGCAATTGGTTCAAGAACAAGGTAGCAAAATAAATTTATTAAATGAATACGGCGGTTTTGCCTTTTTAGAAAACGTAATTGACGGATTGTCAAACTTAAATCCTACCAGAAAAGCCAGAAAAAACATTTTTCTTAATGATGCTCAATGGGAAAGCGAGAGAACAACTCTTACTAACAGACTGGATTTATGGCTGGATTTATTAAAAGGCAATAATTCTGTTGAATCTATGATTGAAGTGGCTAACGCAAAAGCGACATCTGCCGATTCAACTTTAAATAAGAACTTAAAATATGCCTTAAACGTTTCAAGAGAGTTAGAAACATCTTATAGAAGTGTTGCTTTATTCTATAAAAATGCTGAAAGCGATAAAATCAAAAACGTAACGATCGTCAATGCTGATATATCACAATTAAAAGACTTAGACAATACTTTGTTTATTGACTATGTTTCAAATGAGTTAAAGCAAAATTTTGACAGATTAGATTTAAGAAAAAACTACTCTATTCTTTCAGTACCGGGATATTTAGGATCAAACGCAGTTTTAGACAAATGGTCTAAGATAGCACATGAAAACAAAACGGTACTATTAACTGATTTTCAAGATCTTGAAACACCAGATGATGTTATAGACATTTTCTTCAATGCCAATCATACAGGTGGAGATGTATATAAATCAAATACAATCATGACTTGTAACTATTTACTGGGAAGAAGTAAATATGATGAAGTTGGAGAAGAAGACAACCTATATGTACCACCATCTACATCATTAGCTGGTAAAATATACAAAACTTTAATGTCTCAGGTTGTTGCCGGTAAAAAATTTGGTGGCCTGAATGAAGTAGAAAGTGTTCGTTTTGACTTGAAGAAAAGCGAAATTTCAGAAATTGAAAAAATGGGATTAGTTCCTATGGTTAACGAATACAGCAAAATTATGGCTTTCTCTGCCAAAACATTGTTTAACGGAGATAACCTGGGCTTGCAAACTTACTCAGTAGTTCGTGTATTTGACCACATTACAAAAGTACTTTTCGATTTCTTAAACAGAAGAGCTTTCGAAAACTGGACCACAAGAACTGAAGCTGATTTAAGAAGCCAAATCATTAAGTTTTTAGATGGAATTAAAGGACCAACTAATCTTATTGAAAAGTTTACGGTAATGAAAATCGAACAGGACAAAACCCAAAAGGACAGAATTTTATTAGACATTCATATTACACCATATTTCCCTGCAAAAAGTTTTGTGATTCAATTAGATGGACACAAAGGTGATGGTCCGGAAGAGGCTGTTTGGCATAGTGACTATAAACAAGTTTAG
- a CDS encoding CAP domain-containing protein, producing MSPKCFIYILLTALLFISCNSDNDTPIDKTDVTDSVLIEINKLRATGCKCGADDMPAVPALVSNSLLTKTAVNYATDMNTRNYFSHISPEGTSPIQRAAAVGYTGKYVGEVIARNYSTPAEVVIGWKNSEDHCKAMMSSTYVEMGAGKSGNIWVTNLGK from the coding sequence ATGTCTCCAAAGTGTTTTATTTATATTCTTTTGACTGCATTATTATTCATCTCATGTAATAGTGACAACGATACTCCAATTGATAAGACAGACGTCACTGATTCTGTCTTGATTGAAATAAATAAACTTAGAGCAACGGGATGTAAATGTGGAGCCGATGATATGCCTGCCGTACCTGCATTGGTAAGCAATTCATTATTGACAAAAACAGCTGTCAATTATGCTACTGATATGAATACACGTAATTATTTCTCGCATATATCACCTGAAGGGACGAGTCCTATACAAAGAGCTGCTGCTGTTGGTTATACCGGAAAATATGTGGGCGAAGTGATTGCTCGCAATTACAGTACTCCTGCCGAAGTTGTAATAGGCTGGAAAAATAGCGAAGATCATTGCAAAGCTATGATGAGTAGTACTTACGTAGAAATGGGTGCTGGAAAATCAGGAAACATATGGGTTACAAATTTAGGAAAGTAA
- a CDS encoding glycosyl hydrolase — MKKSILFVVLSLMFMSCETSDQNNESEVKAAWSSSDQYANWSNGGYTVYNNIWGFGAGSQSIWANNYSNWGVWANHPNSGGIKSYPNSSKYVGKVLSTINTLSTSFNATTPSGGAWVSSYDLWDSTKANEIMLWLNYTGNSDGSGNVKPISYNYSSTGASVPVYTNQSIGGHTWNVFRGNNGANNVYSFLRTTKTNSGTIDAKAIYNWVKNQGWFGNVTVGDIQYGFEISSCYGTNGSGANFTCNSYSVTSN; from the coding sequence ATGAAAAAATCAATTTTATTTGTAGTACTAAGTCTTATGTTTATGAGTTGTGAAACAAGTGACCAAAACAATGAATCAGAAGTTAAAGCTGCATGGTCATCATCTGATCAATATGCCAATTGGTCAAACGGAGGTTATACCGTTTACAACAACATATGGGGTTTTGGCGCAGGAAGCCAATCCATTTGGGCAAATAATTATAGTAATTGGGGTGTTTGGGCAAACCATCCAAATTCGGGAGGCATTAAATCGTACCCAAATTCATCTAAATATGTGGGTAAAGTACTTAGTACAATCAATACACTTAGTACTAGCTTTAATGCAACTACACCTAGTGGCGGTGCCTGGGTATCGTCTTACGATCTTTGGGATAGTACTAAAGCCAATGAAATAATGTTGTGGTTAAATTACACGGGGAACTCAGATGGTTCAGGAAATGTAAAACCAATTTCTTACAATTATTCATCAACCGGCGCTTCTGTTCCGGTATACACAAATCAAAGCATTGGTGGTCACACCTGGAACGTATTCCGAGGAAACAATGGAGCTAATAATGTTTATTCATTCTTACGCACAACAAAAACCAATAGCGGCACAATAGATGCAAAAGCAATCTATAATTGGGTAAAAAACCAGGGATGGTTTGGTAATGTTACTGTTGGAGACATACAATATGGATTTGAAATCTCATCCTGTTATGGTACAAACGGAAGTGGGGCAAACTTTACTTGTAATAGTTATTCTGTAACTAGTAATTAA
- a CDS encoding family 43 glycosylhydrolase yields the protein MRLRTIQVFLLLLLFVSTMNAQNQPEAINNKLTYQNPIFGGDYPDPSLLREGKDYYMVHSSFDYYPGLTIWHSQDLINWEPVTSALQKYVGDVWAPDLVKYNGKYYIYFPANKTNFVVTADKISGPWSDPVDLKIGNIDPGHVTDDKGDRYLYFSNGDYIGLSKDGLKTIGEAKHAYDGWVIPREWSIECFCMEGPKLFKRGEYYYLTVAEGGTAGPSTSHMVISARSKTPFGPWENSPYNPVMRTQNSDERWWSKGHSTIFEDNNGKWWMMFHGYEKGYYNLGRQTLLQPVEWSKDGWYKVPDKIQTDKPISKPQGTAVSRFSQSDNFSGTELRPQWKFFNGVDNSRFKITNNSIVIKGKGNGVGGSSPMVCVPSGHSYMADVEMDIEGDAIGGLVLFYDNSHYSGILADKENILANLRGWQFETEKNVHKRHVYLRLKNIKNNVDMFYSLDGKQWIKIENSAEVSSYNHNALSGFLGLRIALCSIGEGNVIFKNFKYSNL from the coding sequence ATGAGACTAAGGACAATACAAGTATTTTTACTCCTGCTTCTTTTCGTTTCTACGATGAATGCGCAAAACCAGCCTGAAGCTATAAACAATAAACTAACCTATCAAAACCCAATCTTTGGAGGAGATTATCCTGACCCGAGTTTGCTGCGAGAAGGTAAAGATTACTATATGGTGCATTCATCCTTTGATTATTATCCGGGGCTTACAATATGGCACTCACAGGATTTAATTAACTGGGAGCCTGTCACAAGTGCACTGCAAAAATATGTAGGTGATGTATGGGCTCCTGATCTTGTAAAATACAATGGCAAATATTATATTTATTTCCCTGCCAATAAAACCAATTTTGTAGTTACTGCAGATAAAATAAGCGGACCTTGGAGCGATCCTGTAGACCTGAAAATTGGCAATATCGACCCTGGACATGTCACAGATGATAAAGGCGATCGTTATCTGTATTTTAGTAATGGCGATTATATAGGTTTATCCAAAGATGGACTTAAAACAATTGGAGAAGCTAAACATGCTTACGATGGCTGGGTTATTCCTAGAGAATGGTCAATTGAATGTTTTTGTATGGAGGGACCAAAACTTTTTAAAAGAGGAGAATATTATTATTTGACAGTTGCTGAAGGAGGAACTGCGGGACCGTCTACGAGTCATATGGTGATTTCAGCACGTTCTAAAACTCCATTTGGTCCTTGGGAAAATTCGCCGTATAATCCGGTAATGAGAACTCAAAACAGTGATGAGAGATGGTGGTCAAAAGGACACAGTACCATTTTTGAGGATAACAATGGCAAATGGTGGATGATGTTTCATGGATATGAAAAAGGTTATTACAATTTGGGACGCCAGACGCTCTTACAACCTGTAGAATGGTCAAAGGACGGTTGGTATAAAGTTCCGGATAAAATACAGACAGATAAGCCTATTAGCAAGCCACAAGGTACAGCAGTTTCACGTTTTTCACAGAGTGATAACTTTTCAGGTACAGAACTTCGACCACAGTGGAAATTTTTTAATGGAGTTGATAATTCACGCTTTAAGATAACCAATAATAGTATTGTCATAAAAGGTAAAGGCAATGGAGTAGGTGGCAGTTCTCCTATGGTTTGTGTACCATCCGGTCATTCTTATATGGCCGATGTTGAAATGGACATAGAAGGTGATGCCATTGGCGGGTTGGTGCTTTTTTATGACAACAGTCATTACTCAGGTATTTTGGCAGATAAAGAAAATATCTTGGCAAACCTTAGAGGATGGCAGTTTGAGACAGAGAAAAATGTGCATAAAAGACATGTATATCTTCGACTGAAAAACATAAAAAATAATGTAGATATGTTTTATAGTCTTGATGGCAAGCAATGGATTAAAATTGAAAATTCTGCCGAAGTTTCTTCTTATAATCATAACGCTTTAAGCGGATTTCTGGGGCTTAGAATTGCACTGTGCTCTATAGGTGAAGGGAATGTTATTTTTAAAAATTTTAAGTATTCAAATCTTTAA
- a CDS encoding SRPBCC family protein encodes MSKEKESVQSQGNVSVQGSIVWQKLIDFGGTEKFVPELIEKVIVEGNGVGSIRKIHIKGGGEIVEKLTSIDFDKMEMRFNIISTPMPVENYEGIFIVTNIDSSNCSVLFESIYEVLPEQKAEMNTVIKNFQTVFLSNLDK; translated from the coding sequence ATGAGCAAGGAAAAAGAAAGCGTTCAATCACAAGGAAATGTAAGTGTTCAGGGTTCGATCGTTTGGCAAAAATTAATTGATTTTGGCGGCACAGAAAAATTTGTCCCTGAACTGATTGAAAAAGTCATAGTAGAAGGTAACGGTGTTGGTTCAATACGAAAAATTCATATTAAAGGCGGAGGCGAAATAGTTGAAAAGCTGACATCAATTGACTTTGATAAAATGGAAATGAGGTTTAATATTATTTCTACCCCGATGCCCGTTGAAAATTATGAGGGAATTTTTATAGTAACCAACATAGATAGCAGTAATTGTTCTGTTCTATTTGAATCTATATATGAAGTATTGCCAGAGCAAAAAGCTGAAATGAATACTGTTATTAAAAATTTTCAAACTGTTTTTCTATCAAATTTAGATAAATAA
- a CDS encoding AraC family transcriptional regulator: protein MKVVPQLLYKHKNVRKIMVDGLSCIVHKTVDTIDVNTDHFLASHVLSVVLKGELNLETYYEGESYFVTKNQLVFIPKGRYMISDIIPKNGEFEAVFFFFEAELLNQFLLSIKKQTDLSIHGFNLVLKYTDKIRVFTESILSLYTESASKEVTKIKLLELLYLIYNSEQQNDFLQILHSLNSRKKRNIEELMLENFDKSLSIEDYAYLTGRSVSSFKRDFQRQFNTSPGKWLIKKRLEKAEYLLASTDQSIQQISVEVGYENVSHFVNIFGRYYGLTPKQFLIQHRINKAV, encoded by the coding sequence ATGAAAGTAGTCCCACAATTATTATATAAACATAAAAACGTTCGAAAAATAATGGTTGACGGGCTGTCATGTATTGTTCATAAAACAGTTGATACAATAGATGTTAATACAGACCATTTTCTTGCTTCTCACGTTTTATCTGTTGTACTTAAAGGCGAACTAAATCTGGAAACATATTATGAGGGAGAAAGCTATTTTGTAACAAAAAATCAACTAGTATTTATTCCGAAAGGAAGATATATGATTTCAGATATTATTCCGAAAAACGGTGAATTTGAAGCCGTATTTTTTTTCTTTGAAGCCGAGCTTTTAAATCAATTTTTATTAAGCATAAAAAAACAAACGGACTTATCGATACACGGTTTTAATTTAGTACTTAAATACACGGATAAAATTAGAGTGTTTACAGAAAGCATTCTGAGTTTATATACAGAATCAGCAAGTAAAGAGGTTACTAAAATTAAGCTTTTAGAACTGCTTTATCTTATATACAACTCTGAACAACAAAATGATTTTTTGCAAATACTTCATTCATTAAATAGCAGAAAAAAAAGAAATATCGAGGAGTTAATGCTGGAAAACTTTGACAAATCATTGTCAATAGAAGATTATGCATACTTAACAGGCAGAAGCGTTTCGTCTTTTAAAAGAGATTTCCAACGTCAGTTTAATACATCTCCTGGGAAATGGCTCATAAAAAAGCGACTTGAAAAAGCAGAATATCTTTTAGCTTCTACAGATCAGTCCATTCAACAGATTTCTGTTGAAGTTGGCTATGAAAATGTATCACATTTCGTAAATATTTTTGGCAGATATTATGGTTTGACCCCAAAACAATTTCTTATTCAACACAGAATAAATAAAGCAGTTTAA
- a CDS encoding SGNH/GDSL hydrolase family protein, which yields MTKDSSRRDFIKLMSVAGIAITGLPIACSNTKSVLAKPKEENLVFLFQGDSITDGNRGRNEDPNHILGHGYCFSVCSRIGADFPQYGFKFINRGISGNTISDLEKRWQADTLDLKPDVLSLLIGINDVNALIEGKQDALDVKMFESTYRKLLASVLQQNPNILIVLGLPFFFASGWRKDQYAKWHPLTVERAAVIRKITADFNAVLIDYPKVFEDAQQLAPIDYWIWDGVHPTVFGHELMAREWIKQVRNRLTFLKEM from the coding sequence ATGACAAAAGATTCTTCCAGAAGAGATTTTATTAAACTCATGTCAGTGGCTGGAATTGCTATAACCGGATTGCCAATTGCTTGTTCAAATACAAAATCGGTATTAGCAAAACCAAAAGAGGAAAACTTGGTATTCTTGTTTCAGGGTGATTCTATAACAGATGGTAACCGAGGGCGAAATGAAGACCCAAATCATATTTTGGGACATGGTTACTGTTTCTCTGTTTGCAGTAGAATTGGCGCTGATTTTCCGCAATATGGCTTTAAATTTATTAATCGGGGTATAAGTGGGAACACGATTAGCGATCTCGAAAAAAGGTGGCAGGCAGATACCTTAGATTTGAAACCAGATGTTTTAAGTTTATTAATTGGTATAAACGACGTGAACGCTTTGATAGAAGGAAAACAAGATGCACTTGATGTAAAAATGTTTGAAAGTACTTATCGTAAGCTATTAGCATCAGTACTACAGCAAAACCCAAATATTTTGATTGTATTAGGATTACCGTTCTTTTTTGCTTCGGGCTGGCGTAAAGATCAGTACGCAAAGTGGCATCCATTGACAGTAGAAAGAGCCGCTGTTATAAGAAAGATTACTGCAGATTTTAATGCGGTTTTAATTGATTATCCTAAGGTTTTTGAAGATGCACAGCAACTAGCCCCAATTGATTATTGGATTTGGGATGGCGTGCATCCAACTGTATTTGGTCATGAATTGATGGCTCGTGAGTGGATCAAACAAGTTCGTAATCGTTTGACTTTTTTAAAAGAAATGTAG